GCAGGATCGAGAACCCCGCGCCACGCCCGACCAACCCGAGAATGGACGAGTCCTCGCGCAATTGCATCGCCGCTTGATGGCGAAATCCGTTCCTCGCGCACGCCTCGGTGACTCCGCGGGCGCCCGAGCAGTGCAGCGCGATGTACGGCACAGCGGAGAGCTCTTCCCAGGAGGGCTGGGGCGGGAGGTCCAACGCTTCCGGCACAACCAGGACATAAGGGTCGCTGGCCAGCGGCCACACCTGCAACCGGCCACTGACCGGCAGATGGGCGATGCCCAGGTCGGCCTGACCCGACAGCACGGCCCGCTCGACGTCTTCGCGTTCCAGGCAGCCGTCGTCCACCTCGACCCGTACCAGGGGGTGCTCGGCCGCCAGGTGCTGGAGCACGGCGGGCAGCAGGTGCGTGGCGACGCTGCGGAAGCAGGCCACCCGCACCGTGCCCCGAACCTCCTCCTCGCCCGCCACCTGTGCGGGCAGCGTCTCCACCAGGGCCAGGATCTCCCGGGCCCGCAGCGTCACCCGTTCCCCCGCGGACGTCGGGCTCACCCCACGTCGCGTTCGGCTCAGCAGGGAAGTGCCCAGCCCCGCCTCCAGCGCGGCTACGGCGTGACTCAGGCCTGACTGGGTCACGCCCAGCTCGGCCGCCGCCGCACTGAAGCTGCCCAGGTCCACCACCCACACCAGCGCCCGCAGTTGCGCGAGGCTCGGCTGCCACCTGCTCTCACCTGTCATCGAATTCACTCATATCACGGCGGGACGCATGACCGGCTTCGGTGGTCCGCGAACGGCGCGTCACCTACCCTCGGGGCATGGACGTGACTACCACCGCGCTGCTCGTCATCGACGTTCAGGAAGGGTTCCACCTGCTCGAACGGGGCAGCGCCTCCCGCAACAACCCTCAAGCCGAGGAGAACATCGCGCGTCTCCTCGGGGCCTTCCGCGCAGCGGGAGCACGAGTCGTTCACACCCGTCATGCGTCCACCAGCCCGGACTCGCCCTTCCGCCCCGGCCAGCCCGGCTACCCGGTCATGCCGCTCGCCCGCGAACAGCCGGGGGAGCCCGTCATCGTCAAGCAGGTCAACAGCGCCTTTATCGGCACGCCGCTGGAGGCGCATCTGCGGGCGGCGGGGATCACCACCGTGGTGATCTGCGGCGCGACGACCAATCACTGCGTGGAGACCACCACACGCATGGCGGGCAACCTCGGCTTCGAGACATTCCTGGTTGAGGACGCCACCTGGACCTTCGGCCGCACCGGCCCGGACGGCACGACGTACACCGCCGAGCAGGTGCAGGCGATGACGATGGCCAACCTGAGCGGGGAGTTCGCCCGGATCGTCGTGACCGGGGAGGTGCTCGCCCGGTTGACGCCCTCCTGGAGCGCACCATCGACACCTGTTCCGCACCTGCCCGCTCGCTGATTTCAGCATGGGCATTCCGCCTGGCCCTGCCCGCGTGGCGCCGATTGAGCCCCTCCTCCTCTCGCCCCTCGTTTGTAAGTGAGCGTGGAGCCGGAATTCAGGGCTGGACCATCCCTGTCTAACCGAACCCCACCAACCCGCTGCTCTCCCCGGCTTTTGGAGCAGTCCGCTGCCCCAGAAGCGCTGCACCCTGATCACCGAGGAAACCCATGCACATCCTGATCGTCCATGTCCACCCCGAACCGCAGTCTTTCAACGCCGCGCTCACTCATACTGCCGTTCACACCCTGGAGGCCCTCGGGCACACAGTGGAGGTGTCCGACC
The sequence above is a segment of the Deinococcus apachensis DSM 19763 genome. Coding sequences within it:
- a CDS encoding cysteine hydrolase family protein; amino-acid sequence: MDVTTTALLVIDVQEGFHLLERGSASRNNPQAEENIARLLGAFRAAGARVVHTRHASTSPDSPFRPGQPGYPVMPLAREQPGEPVIVKQVNSAFIGTPLEAHLRAAGITTVVICGATTNHCVETTTRMAGNLGFETFLVEDATWTFGRTGPDGTTYTAEQVQAMTMANLSGEFARIVVTGEVLARLTPSWSAPSTPVPHLPAR
- a CDS encoding LysR family transcriptional regulator; its protein translation is MTGESRWQPSLAQLRALVWVVDLGSFSAAAAELGVTQSGLSHAVAALEAGLGTSLLSRTRRGVSPTSAGERVTLRAREILALVETLPAQVAGEEEVRGTVRVACFRSVATHLLPAVLQHLAAEHPLVRVEVDDGCLEREDVERAVLSGQADLGIAHLPVSGRLQVWPLASDPYVLVVPEALDLPPQPSWEELSAVPYIALHCSGARGVTEACARNGFRHQAAMQLREDSSILGLVGRGAGFSILPRLAVEPLPAGVALRPLPVEQRRPLGAVLMPGVGRRPAVRALRRVLSSGATFDSLIRRGLLGVEEPA